ctagcagCAACCCACCCAGCCATGGCTTCAACATGCCGTGGCAGCAACCCTCCTGCCCTCCCATGTGTTCTAGGCCTGAAATGCAACAGCCACCCCACAATGTGGCCTCATCCCCAGCGACAGCCGATTCCCAACATGGCCCCAGGCCGTGCACATCCCCCCAGCGGAACCAGCTACAACACTTACcttccaggagcaggaggaaagtgAGTGCTGCTGTGGAGGTGGATGAGCTTAGATTAGAATTTTTTTGTGCCTTGCCGTGTACGTGTGCATGTTAAGGGAACGTTGGTGCAGACTCCCAACTGCATGGGGTAGATGGGACAGGGCTGAACATCTGCCTTGTGTGCCAATGAAAGTGGCACGCGTGCTGTAGGTTGCTGACCCTTGAGCTACATTCATCCTCCACACCAGAGGGAAAGTTACAAAGTGGGGCTTTCAGGGGAGTGGTGCATGTGAAAAGACCTCCCCTTTACCTGctgaaaaaaggaagaagaaatacCCAGAGTGAGAATACTTTAGTCTTCATGTCCATTCAATTTTGACCTCTTAGCTGAAAGTTCAGTTTATGAATTAGTACTAATTGTGATTTCTGTGGAGACATTTTTGACACAACTCATTCAAAAAGCCATAAGAAAAGCTTAATCACAAAGATATCTTTAGGTATTGGGGTAAAAACTAGAATTCTGACTTTTCAGTCTTAGGTTTTAATGAACAAACTTGCACCTGCACATCTGCACCCACCAGGTTAGCGGTGAAGCACTCATAAGTGAGCCACAAGAGGGCAGCTACTTTCCTTTGGTTCCAAATAGGTACTCTTTGTACTCATCACCCAGTGTGTGGCTGTGTGCAGCTTATTGTAAAACAGACCAATGCATATTAACTGATTAGTACAGAAAACAATTAAGTATGTATTAATAGATGCTTGAGTGTTGAAGATAGCCAGATCTCCCTTAGTAAAAGTTCTGCCATAAAAGTGCATCTTATATAATTTAACACCTTGATTCAAGCAAAAGTACAtatagtctatgtctacactggcggcttcttgcacaagaacagttcttccacaaaaacttgctgggcgtctacactgcaagtgcgttcttgcgcaagtaaatttggAAAGcgttggaaaagagggcttctttcagaagagttattcctctccccacgaggaataagcccttttgtgcaagagctcatggAAACATTGAAACAATGTGCTGGGTAGCCACTGCATTGTCCTTTCTTTATAGATCTATAAGACAAGGCTTTAAGACTGAAAAAAACTTTAATGAAAGCTTTGTGATGTCTTTATATTGCTAAAATACAGAGAAGCTGTCTTTGTACATTTCTGTGCTGCACTGCTGTTTATAAAGAATTATTACATTTATTCTTTCAGTTCTTCATACTAGTTCTTTCTGCCGTACATACTAATTATTTTGGACCAGATTCTGTCATCCTTACATTAAAGGGTACTACTCAGTGTAAGAAAAGATGGCATAATCTAGCACAGGCACATCTGTATCTCATTTAAATCTTATCAAGtgctaatatttttttattttttttttaggtCATGTTTACTGGTGACAATATTCCTGTTCATCCTCATGTTTATAGCAATGGTCATATCTGTTTATCCATTCTAACAGAGGACTGGTCTCCAGCTCTTTCAGTGCAATCAGTGTGTCTTAGCATTATTAGTATGCTTTCCAGCTGCAAAGAAAAGGTATGCACTCAGTGTGAAATAAATTAAACCTGTAAGTTTTTATATTTTCCCTAAGTCACAGGTTTTATCTATATTTCTCACACTTAAATAATGTAACCCTTTTTCTTATATGCAAATacgttttaaaaaatgaagcattttggTAGTTCCAATTAGCACAGTATTATACTAGAACTAAAAAGTCAACAGAACAATAATTCCCTCATTAGTTGCTGATTACTGTGAGAAGAGAGTCTTGAATAGAACAGAatagaacattttaaatatatccaTTACTAGGCTAAAATACATTTTTAGGACAGCTCTTTATATTGACTTTAAAGGAAGTACATAAGTAAtggtgcaggttggacctccctggtccggctccctcaggacctgactggtcctggatgaggggttttactggaccaggggagatcatttcaGCCCTAATACCGCAGGCTTCCTGGCttccccaggcagcccagctgagccatgcagccaccacctctcagctcccccagcagcccagctgtgacCACTCTGTGactatttttcttaaaaaaatactatttaGAAAATTGCATTACTCATTAGGCTGCAGATCTTCATGAGTGGGGCTAACCCAAGTCTATCTGGTGAATCTCACCAAACTATGACAGACTTCATACAGACCATGGGTCAGGAACCTCTGGCAGGCGTGCCACAAGCGGCATGCGAGACAATTTTCAGTGGCACACAGGGCAGGAGCTcaaccccacccctcctctcGCGTAGCGGGAAGACAGTGCTGCGGCTCCAGCCTCAGTTGtgctgctgcaggctggagcaccagctctggcttcctgctgaGGGGAGAGTGTAGGGGTGCGCATTCATCATCTACTTCAGGAGGCGGCAGTGCTGGGCCTGCTCCACAGATCTGGGGCTGGGTAGCTGACACATATGGCATgccagggcctgggctgcagcaCGCTGCTCCCCACGGGCTgtgtatgggggtgggggcagggagtctctCCTTCAGCACCCTGCTGCACctagccaggcaggagccagccctgggaagTCCCAggctctgcctgtccccagccctggagctgcaggtaaagggctgagccaggcaggaaagagactctgcgccccactcccacccccgtGCCTCTACTTGCTCCAacactgctcctgggtggctgcaaGTCTCAGCACTCGCACCAAGGGGCATTGagcaatgcaggggatcaggctggggggggatcatggggcagaggggagatgtgggcggggtggggaaacaattttactttgcagaagctgcactttcctttacttcccacttctttgcctccctccccaactagctatctgactgcattctcaccctcttaccttttctgcattactccccATCCTCCTTCCGTCTCCAAACTGCCTCTCATATCCCcatcccacactctctcctgccaccaaactcccttccagaccctaccCTCCTCACTCCATCttgcaccccactccctgcccagatCCTGAATCCCTttcacactcactggcagccccatcccacacattgaacccctcatttttgttcccaccccagagacaaaGGGGGTTCataaaaatccactaactctagaaccccagaaaagtaaatctggcctatgagaagacttgaacctcagtcctccctgtcccttctacACTGGTTTCTGTgtctaaaagcttcagaggggtagctgaagtagtctgtaactggaaaaactaaaaaaaaaaccaaatagtctagcagcatcttaaagacttgttgtaccaaataaaagcaagcaggatcttatgagggggataaggcaaaaagccacattcattgtaaatataataataaaaaaaataaagaaaagatagaagcaaacaacattgtttaactacttaacccttatacatataaacattcattcatccattcattcaggttctgtgtatttgttatagttaccagcctggaagttgcttgtgacagagtactggccaggtactctgtacacaagtgatgggagtggggagcgaagtcctgatcagatgcgcatctgaagctcctagtgggctggcagcagaaccttggactctaattccatagtcttttagtccaggtcttataggaatttcttcctataccagtctatggaaattgctgcatcatgctgatgtcttcagggtggctgccaggtgctcgtcagtgatgtcatcgggtggacctccagtacttggttttctctacttgacaccttttggttgcactggcacctgacgccttcttcagccctttgttgctgtattctcaggctggcacctctcagaaccattcactcatcatccaagcactctctctctcacacatacattccctaattaatgtttcccatacagtattttgtataataataaaagttgtagttacaaaagtttctgggtggtattgcttaaaacattctctgagtgctgagtaaagttacaatgttttaaagagaacaggcgtcaattatataacaatgcccttagtcaattacagggctttgctcccatagcagagttagtggcttgacaatgcattgttacaatgtatctctgcaatgtcaatttcaagcagccccttgtaCAAGCTTGagcttgagggggggggggggggctgtttctggctacataggattatattcttaacagttctaagttacatgacctaatacattatattctaatggggcaataataataataaacctaaacatttaacaatcttaacaaataataataataataagaagaattaataataaatctaaacactttaagttgtggggaacaaattatggggagtcacttccatttgggggaatcattttcaatacattaatatgttatccctacagactaacaaaacatatagatggtatcacgagttttcgtgggcacagcccacttcttcagatgaaaggctTCTGTTGGGGAAGCCTTttggggaatattttaacttgcctgggcactcattaatggatctcaaaattaccatattattacaagccaatttaaaaaaaaaaccgctTGAAAGGAATGCTGCAGATCttcatttcatttacaagtttgatacctgcaatagaggtttaaacaaagaccttaactggattactcactacattccacatcctaatgacctaAAAAGCCAAGTACTGGATccttaagagtacttagaacccactctatcagcttcatatAATATGAATACTGACAATTTTTTCACTCTTTTCCTTCTATTttcctctccatcccctctctttctctgctatttattttgcagcctggaccccttaactcaattcatctgaaggagtgggttgagcccacgaaagctcatgataccatctacattttttgttagtgtctaagggtgctgcaggagtgtttgttgttttttcagttacagactgtcatggctaccactctgaaactTTCACATAAACTGGGATTCAAAACTCTAATTGTTATACATTGAAGCCAAGCTTCAGAAACATTTTAGTTTGCTTGTATTTTAAGTTCCATTTTTCTCTATACAAGGATCCCTGCTTAAAGTTCTTGCTAGAAAGGTGCAAGAGTGAGTTTCCTGATCAGTGTAGATAGAGCCTATTCCTGCATTTAACACATTTTACAAAATGTATGATATTTATTCTTTGTAAAAGCTTAATTAAATGTATAATGTACTATAGGTAATATAATGATTATTTGAttatttttaggttttttttctaTTGCAGAGGCGACCTCCAGATAATTCATTTTATGTAAGAACATGTAACAAAAatccaaagaaaacaaaatggtggtaTCATGGTAAGTATTTAATTTGGAGTAGGAATTTCAAAGGATTGCTAGCCCTgtttgagggtgggggaagacagGACTTCTTCTTTCTCTTCTAGGAGTGGCTGAGTCTGGGTCAGAGCCACTCCTTGACATCACGCCGGCTACAGGAagtgtctctctccccccccccccccccttcctgctccattTTCAGACACGGGATGGTGtactatataaggagctgctcctCTGCTGACCCAAGCCCTGTGTAATCTGGCCCCCCTCATACCTACTattccctgctgagccccgtatCCCACACCCACATCCCATCCTTACTGAATCCACACAGGACATACACGTCCACTGCTTTCCATCCTCTCCGCATCCAAACTTCTGTCACACCCCTCTCCCTACACCTAGACCCCATCCAGACCAGACCACCCTCCACTGAGCTCCCAGTATTTGAACCTTCACCCTGCATGTCTACCCCACTGAGCCCCAACCAGCTACACATAGATTTCTACTCCCCCTATATTCAGGCATGCCTCCCAACCACCTTCAATTGGATCCCCCTGCATACTCCTATGACCCCTGCACCTAAAACTTCCCATGCGTCCAGATCCCTCCTGGATCCCTCACTAAGTTTCCCACACCCAGATTGCCATGCACAGAACCCTTTCACTCCATACATAGATCCCCCACAGTAAGCCCCTCCCCATTTTGATCCTCTTGAGCTGGTCCTGCCTGCTGCACACCTGGGCAAATATGAGAGATGCTGTCCCTCTCATTTATTATCTTGGTATATGTGGCAGGAAAGGGAAGAACCTGGGAAATTTATGTGGTGAGTCTAGCACTTGCACTAAAAGTTTGGGTGCAGATTTACCATTGAGTCTGTGTCCCCTGgggcaaggaggcagctgcagagTGATCTCCCATCACTGTGCAGCCAGTGGCCTGAGCTCCCCAGTACTATGCTGGAGCCTCTACATTTATTTATTGGTGACTaaaatttagggtttttttcagaattttagaATATgttgtgcagatttttttttgtacagaatttttaattttttggtgcagaattccttcAGTAGTATTGCCTTTACTGTTCTCTCTCCTTATTTACATGTGACTGTGGTTAAATTCCTTTGCTTCTGCTATATGACAGTGGCACGCAGGGGGAATTAGATAGCGATTGTTAAAAATGTAATTACTTTGAAGATGTGCTGGATTGTGGGAAGATAGGAAGCTTATCTTCAGAGCTGATCTTCCTGCCTTTGCAGAAGAGCTGTTCTCAGCCTTTTAGACAGTCTTTATGATCTGCCCTATTCAAAGAGAGAGGAAGCAGTCAGTCTCATTTTTCCCATTTCCCTGTTGCAAGGGAAAAAGCATTTTGTCTTTCTCCAAGAAGTGATTGGTACTAAGCTCAAAGTCATGTGAGTGGGATAGTAATGCTCAAGTGGGGCTTTTAAAAATAGTGACATAGGCATATGACTGTTCTCAGATTTGCCTTCACCCTATCTGATTGTGACTCTTTGGGGACTTTGTCTCAGACTCCCAAAAACACTGTCACTTAAAgtgtttgggtacatctagactacaggctttcgtcgacagaggctttgtcgacaaagcttctgtcgacaaagagcatctagactacatccacttctgtcgacaaagcaagttgctttgtcaacatgagtgtgtagacgcaaaggacagtgtagatgcaataacaccttctgtcgacagaactctgtcaacaaaaggtattattcctcgtagaatgaggtttaccaccatcaacaaacctgccgagttctgtcgacgttatgttgacagaactcggcgtagtgtagacgcaggtatagttttgtcgacaaaagtccacttttgtcaacaaaaccctgtggtctagtCACACCCTTTATGTGTTCTTTAGCCTTCCCTAACTAGGCAAGAGATCAATTCCTATGGAAGGAAGATGGTGTTTGTCCTGAACCAATGTCCCTGATTGCTCCTGCGTGTTTCTTGGATTATCTGTAGACAGGTCAGATATTCACTCTTTATCTCTAATACATCCTGTCTAACTAGCCTAGTCAAAGATGAGTTTTAGTTTTTCACCCTCCTTCTGTTTAATTTAGAGAGTACAGAAGTATTGATAAGGtcaacactttttaaaatttaggcTTAAATAGTTTCTTGTAGCCTTTATGTCCATTTTAAACAATACTCTTCTCACCTCTGAATTACATATACCTGCAAAAACAGGCAAGGCAAGAAAAGTAAATGGCCAAATTACCTTTCCTGAGGCCAGTAAGACACACTCTTcagatctctggtatggtttcctcatgTCTTCTCCACTCTCTTGTTGTTAGTCACTTATTTTGTATCCCTTGTTCGATACCATTGTGCAAACACAGTTAACCAAGTTACCTCATCTGTGTACCTTTATAATTAAAATACTTGTTCATAAATCACAATATCTAATCTAAACGAATACATTTTTGGTCATCCTGCTAAAATGTACCTTATCTTTCTTCTTCTATCTAATCTCTGTCAGTCTGACTATCTCTATCCAGTTCTTACTTTACAATAGCAGTTATCCTTACTGATATATTTTTGTGGCCTTGAGCTTTTACTTCTTGCAGGGGTCACTCCTGGAGCCCTCTTGTCCCTCTGCTTCATCTTGTTATTTGCCTAGACCAAAGGTTTTTCACATAAGATACACAGACCAAGTTTCATGATTCACACAACCTTGAAGCAGCTTCAGATGAATTCTGAAATGTTGCATCAGTAGAGATTCATTCAAAAAgctaaaatgtatttatatatatatatatattcttattCTTCTAATACTACATCTATAATAATTTCTCTAGCATTATTTGACATGTATATTTGAATAACACAATTCATAGCAGTTCTCTAACAATACAAATGATTTTACTGTTAACTGAGAGGTTTGTAAATTTTAAAAGGCAGCACTTTTCTAGGCAAAAATCTGGAGTAGCATTGAGGtctgtggagggggaggaagccTGACACAACTGGCATTTGctttggagtccttttttttttattttcttgacagtgcactttagggtatgtctacattagagtAAAATACCTCTGACCAGCTTGTGTCAGTTTGCTTAGGCTTCCAGGAGTTTTGTGCTCTGGAATCTCAGAGCCTGTAAACTAAGCTTTGTGAGCAAGAGTCAGATCCATTCTTAAACTTAATCTTTTTAACTGGATGCATAACTTAGATCATTTTTGTAGCTGCATTGAAAGGCTTCAGGTGACTTGTGGAATATTGTGAAAGAAGAAACAAATCTGAAAGTTAGTGTATTGCCATTAATATTGTGTTTCACTAGGGAAATGTGTGGGGACAATTATATGCATTGAGTTGATGAAAAACATTTCCATATGCAAGACCTTAGATTTACAACAGCTTTTTACGTTTTGCCTTATATTGCATCAGCTATATTTTTGTGGTTGTTCCTAAGATACTTCTCTCCACTTAATGAAATTCATGCTTACCACCTTCTCACGCAACTGtgtgcaattttttttctgtcttgcCACTATTAGGAAGCCTCTTCTTGAGAAGTCCAGCTTGTCAGATAACTAATTTTCAAATAACTGGATTAAAACCAGGTGTAGTTTAAACTCACTTACAGGTGATGATATGGTTTGCTCAAAATGTGGCCTTCCtaatatttttaattctgtttgccaaatttgtgtggttttttttttcttttaagagcaTTTTCAGTTAGCAAAAGATCAAAGCAAACTAAGATGCATAGTGCATATTAGTGGAGGGCAAAATGGCGAAAGGAAAccgattttttttatttcaggctAACAATGGATTGTTTAGATTGTTAATTATTgaatacaaaatatttaatatgaaaaataacttttattGATAGTATATAACAACATGGTTAAATCATAATTTTGATAAGCACGTTTTCTTAGTCACTGTGTAGCATGGGACAAAGGTCATACTTTTTATCCTACTTTATACTATATAATAAATCTCCATAATTATAACAGTGCTAGACATATTATATGATAGCATGTAGGTAAAGGTATAATGCTAGGAGTCACTTCTGCATCTGTACCTCATAAAAATTCAGATTTGAATGTGTATTTGCTTtccataatttttatttattttaaagatgaCACCTGTTGATGACAACATTTGGTGATCCTCCTAGCAGAAGATTGTCCTACTAAGAAAACGAGCACTTTGATCATTCAGTCTT
The DNA window shown above is from Pelodiscus sinensis isolate JC-2024 chromosome 2, ASM4963464v1, whole genome shotgun sequence and carries:
- the UBE2W gene encoding ubiquitin-conjugating enzyme E2 W isoform X3, producing MERSALLKRLQKELLALQNDPPPGMTLNEKSVQNSITQWIVDMEGAPGTLYEGEKFQLLFKFSSRYPFDSPQVMFTGDNIPVHPHVYSNGHICLSILTEDWSPALSVQSVCLSIISMLSSCKEKRRPPDNSFYVRTCNKNPKKTKWWYHDDTC
- the UBE2W gene encoding ubiquitin-conjugating enzyme E2 W isoform X2, with the protein product MASMQKRLQKELLALQNDPPPGMTLNEKSVQNSITQWIVDMEGAPGTLYEGEKFQLLFKFSSRYPFDSPQVMFTGDNIPVHPHVYSNGHICLSILTEDWSPALSVQSVCLSIISMLSSCKEKVFFLLQRRPPDNSFYVRTCNKNPKKTKWWYHDDTC
- the UBE2W gene encoding ubiquitin-conjugating enzyme E2 W isoform X4; the encoded protein is MTLNEKSVQNSITQWIVDMEGAPGTLYEGEKFQLLFKFSSRYPFDSPQVMFTGDNIPVHPHVYSNGHICLSILTEDWSPALSVQSVCLSIISMLSSCKEKVFFLLQRRPPDNSFYVRTCNKNPKKTKWWYHDDTC
- the UBE2W gene encoding ubiquitin-conjugating enzyme E2 W isoform X1; the protein is MERSALLKRLQKELLALQNDPPPGMTLNEKSVQNSITQWIVDMEGAPGTLYEGEKFQLLFKFSSRYPFDSPQVMFTGDNIPVHPHVYSNGHICLSILTEDWSPALSVQSVCLSIISMLSSCKEKVFFLLQRRPPDNSFYVRTCNKNPKKTKWWYHDDTC